Proteins encoded by one window of Pelecanus crispus isolate bPelCri1 chromosome 8, bPelCri1.pri, whole genome shotgun sequence:
- the SS18L2 gene encoding SS18-like protein 2, with protein sequence MSVAFVPERLRGKAEVNQETLQRLLEENDQLIRCIVEYQSKGRATDCVQYQHILHRNLIYLATIADATPPSTQKTVD encoded by the exons atgTCGGTGGCGTTCGTGCCGGAGCGGCTGCGCGGGAAGGCGGAGGTGAACCAGGAGACGCTGCAGCGG TTGCTGGAGGAGAACGACCAGCTGATCCGGTGCATCGTGGAGTACCAGAGCAAGGGCCGGGCCACCGACTGCGTGCA GTACCAGCATATCCTGCATAGAAACCTCATTTATTTAGCTACAATTGCTGATGCGACACCACCCAGCACGCAGAAGACTGTAGACTGA